Proteins from a single region of Synechococcus sp. WH 8109:
- the rplO gene encoding 50S ribosomal protein L15, producing the protein MTLRLDSLKSNKGARRRKLRKGRGIAAGQGASCGFGMRGQKSRSGRPTRPGFEGGQMPLYRRVPKLKHFPLVNPKFFTVLNVSALNDLKDGSTVNLDSLVKDGIVTSPKHPLKMLGNGELKAKKLTVQAAAFTASARAKIEAAGGTCEILD; encoded by the coding sequence ATGACTCTCCGACTCGATTCCCTCAAATCCAACAAGGGCGCTCGTCGCCGCAAATTGCGCAAGGGCCGCGGCATCGCTGCCGGTCAGGGTGCCAGCTGCGGCTTCGGTATGCGCGGCCAGAAATCCCGCTCGGGTCGCCCCACGCGCCCCGGCTTTGAGGGTGGCCAAATGCCTCTGTACCGCCGGGTGCCGAAGCTGAAGCACTTCCCCCTGGTGAATCCCAAGTTCTTCACCGTGCTCAACGTTTCGGCGTTGAACGACCTGAAGGACGGCAGCACCGTCAACTTGGATTCCCTGGTCAAGGACGGCATCGTGACCAGCCCCAAGCATCCTCTGAAGATGCTCGGTAACGGTGAACTGAAAGCCAAAAAGCTGACAGTGCAAGCCGCGGCGTTCACCGCCTCCGCCCGCGCCAAGATCGAAGCCGCAGGAGGCACCTGCGAAATCCTCGACTAA
- the rpsE gene encoding 30S ribosomal protein S5, giving the protein MTDSSPQSNPNSVPGAADVPAAAEGQQQQEQRRGRGDRDGRRGDRRGGRRGQERDSEWQERVVQIRRVSKTVKGGKKMSFRAIVVVGNEKGQVGVGVGKAGDVIGAVRKGVADGKKHLVKVPLTRHNSIPTLSNGRDGAASVLIRPAAPGTGVIAGGSIRTVLELAGIKNVLAKRLGSKTPLNNARAAMVALSLLRTHKETAKERGISLEQIYS; this is encoded by the coding sequence ATGACAGATTCCTCCCCCCAATCCAATCCCAACTCCGTGCCGGGTGCGGCCGACGTTCCAGCTGCAGCCGAAGGGCAGCAGCAACAGGAACAGCGCCGCGGCCGTGGCGACCGTGACGGTCGTCGTGGCGACCGGCGTGGTGGCCGTCGCGGCCAGGAGCGCGACTCCGAATGGCAGGAGCGCGTGGTTCAAATCCGCCGCGTCTCCAAGACCGTCAAAGGCGGTAAGAAGATGAGCTTCCGGGCCATCGTGGTTGTCGGCAACGAGAAAGGCCAGGTCGGCGTTGGCGTCGGCAAGGCCGGTGATGTGATCGGTGCCGTCCGCAAGGGTGTTGCCGATGGCAAGAAGCACCTCGTCAAAGTGCCGTTGACCCGCCACAACTCCATCCCGACCCTCTCCAATGGTCGTGATGGTGCTGCCAGCGTGCTCATCCGCCCTGCAGCCCCTGGTACCGGTGTGATCGCTGGCGGTTCCATCCGCACAGTGCTCGAACTCGCCGGCATCAAGAACGTCCTGGCCAAGCGCCTGGGCAGCAAGACCCCCCTGAACAATGCACGGGCTGCCATGGTGGCCCTGTCGCTTCTCCGCACCCACAAGGAGACGGCGAAGGAACGGGGAATCTCCCTCGAACAGATCTATTCCTGA
- the rplR gene encoding 50S ribosomal protein L18, with translation MSQISRKQQTQKRHRRLRRHITGTSDRPRLAVFRSNNHIYAQVIDDAAQSTLCSASTVDKELRTGLKAPAGSCDASVAVGELVAKRAIAKGIQQVVFDRGGNLYHGRIKALADAAREAGLQF, from the coding sequence ATGTCCCAAATTTCCCGCAAACAGCAGACGCAGAAACGCCACCGGCGTCTGCGTCGTCACATCACCGGAACTTCAGACCGTCCGCGGCTGGCCGTGTTCCGCTCCAACAACCACATCTACGCCCAGGTCATCGACGACGCGGCCCAGAGCACACTCTGCTCAGCCTCCACCGTTGACAAGGAGCTGCGCACCGGCCTCAAGGCTCCGGCTGGCAGCTGCGACGCCTCTGTCGCCGTTGGCGAACTGGTCGCCAAGCGCGCCATCGCCAAAGGCATCCAACAGGTGGTGTTCGACCGCGGCGGAAATCTGTACCACGGCCGGATTAAAGCCCTCGCCGATGCCGCCCGGGAAGCGGGCCTTCAGTTCTGA
- the rplF gene encoding 50S ribosomal protein L6: MSRIGKNPVPVPEKVTVSLDGLTVKVKGPKGELERTLPEGVSVSQDNNTIVVSPTSTKRISRERHGLSRTLVANMIEGVSNGYSKALEIVGVGSRAQVKGKTLVVSAGYSHPVEMEAPEGITFKVENNTRVIVSGIDKELVGNEAAKVRAIRPPEPYKGKGIKYEGERILRKAGKSGKK, translated from the coding sequence ATGTCACGAATCGGCAAAAACCCTGTTCCCGTCCCTGAAAAGGTCACGGTTTCCCTCGACGGTCTCACTGTCAAGGTGAAAGGACCCAAAGGCGAACTGGAGCGCACCCTTCCTGAAGGCGTCAGCGTCAGCCAGGACAACAACACCATCGTGGTTTCTCCCACGAGCACCAAGCGCATCTCCCGTGAGCGCCACGGCCTGAGCCGCACCCTCGTCGCCAACATGATCGAGGGTGTCAGCAACGGCTACAGCAAGGCCCTGGAGATCGTTGGTGTGGGCTCACGTGCCCAGGTCAAAGGCAAAACTCTCGTGGTGAGTGCTGGCTACAGCCACCCCGTCGAGATGGAAGCCCCCGAGGGCATCACCTTCAAGGTGGAGAACAACACCAGGGTGATCGTTTCCGGCATCGACAAGGAGCTGGTGGGCAACGAAGCCGCCAAGGTCCGCGCCATCCGTCCCCCCGAGCCCTACAAGGGCAAGGGCATCAAGTACGAGGGCGAGCGCATCCTGCGCAAGGCAGGCAAGTCCGGCAAGAAATAA
- the rpsH gene encoding 30S ribosomal protein S8: MANHDPISDMLTRIRNASEKRHETTKIPASRMTRSIAKVLQQEGFISEISEQGEGVRTELVLALKYSGKHRLPTIRSMQRVSKPGLRIYKNTRGLPKVLGGLGVAIISTSKGVMSDRDARREGVGGEVLCYVY; this comes from the coding sequence ATGGCCAACCACGACCCCATTTCCGACATGCTCACCCGCATTCGCAATGCGAGTGAGAAACGTCACGAAACCACCAAGATCCCCGCTTCGCGGATGACCCGCAGCATCGCCAAGGTGCTGCAGCAGGAGGGCTTCATCTCCGAGATCAGCGAGCAGGGTGAAGGCGTTCGCACCGAACTGGTGCTCGCCCTCAAGTACAGCGGCAAGCACAGGCTGCCCACCATCCGCTCCATGCAGCGGGTCAGCAAGCCCGGTCTCCGCATCTACAAGAACACTCGCGGCCTGCCCAAAGTCCTCGGCGGACTAGGCGTGGCCATCATCTCCACCTCCAAGGGTGTGATGAGCGACCGCGACGCCCGTCGTGAGGGCGTCGGTGGCGAAGTGCTCTGTTACGTCTACTGA
- the rplE gene encoding 50S ribosomal protein L5, translated as MSLKKRYRETIQPKLQKDLSLTNIHEVPKVVKVTVNRGLGEAAANAKSLEASVNELAQITGQKVVVTRAKKAIAGFKIRQGMPIGCAVTLRGDRMYAFLERLINLALPRIRDFRGVSPKSFDGRGNYTLGVREQIIFPEISFDKIDAIRGMDITIVTTARSDEEGRALLREMGMPFQSN; from the coding sequence ATGTCACTCAAGAAGCGCTACCGGGAGACCATCCAGCCCAAGCTGCAGAAGGATCTCTCCCTCACCAACATCCATGAAGTCCCCAAGGTGGTGAAAGTCACCGTCAACCGGGGTCTCGGCGAAGCCGCCGCCAATGCCAAGTCCCTCGAGGCTTCGGTGAATGAGCTGGCGCAGATCACCGGCCAGAAGGTCGTTGTGACCCGTGCCAAAAAAGCCATCGCCGGCTTCAAGATTCGGCAGGGCATGCCGATCGGCTGTGCCGTCACCCTCCGTGGTGATCGGATGTATGCCTTCCTCGAGCGCCTGATCAACCTGGCGCTGCCCCGCATCCGCGACTTCCGCGGGGTCAGCCCCAAGAGTTTCGATGGCCGCGGCAACTACACCCTTGGGGTGCGCGAACAGATCATTTTCCCTGAGATCTCCTTCGACAAGATCGATGCGATCCGGGGCATGGACATCACCATCGTGACCACTGCCCGTTCGGACGAAGAGGGCCGGGCCCTCCTCCGCGAGATGGGAATGCCGTTCCAGAGCAACTGA
- the rplX gene encoding 50S ribosomal protein L24: MATATTKAKATERIKMRIRKGDTVQVIAGKDKGKTGAVLRTLPNENRVVVEGVNMRTRHEKPTQEGETGRIVTEEASLHASNVMLYSTDKKVASRVEIVVEKDGTKKRRLKKTGEVLD, encoded by the coding sequence ATGGCGACTGCAACCACCAAGGCCAAGGCCACCGAGCGCATCAAGATGCGCATCCGCAAAGGCGACACCGTTCAGGTGATCGCCGGCAAGGACAAGGGCAAGACCGGTGCCGTTCTGCGCACCCTGCCCAATGAGAACCGTGTCGTCGTGGAGGGCGTGAACATGCGCACCCGCCACGAAAAGCCCACCCAGGAGGGCGAGACCGGCCGCATCGTGACGGAGGAAGCGTCCCTGCATGCCTCCAACGTGATGTTGTATTCCACCGACAAAAAGGTGGCCAGCCGCGTTGAAATCGTCGTCGAGAAGGACGGCACCAAGAAGCGCCGGCTCAAGAAAACCGGTGAAGTCCTCGACTGA
- the rplN gene encoding 50S ribosomal protein L14 → MIQQESYLTVADNSGAKRIQCIRVLGTNRRYAHVGDVIVAAVKDAAPNMGVKKSDVVKAVVVRTKATMRRETGNSIRFDDNAAVIINDDKNPKGTRVFGPVARELRERSFTKIVSLAPEVI, encoded by the coding sequence GTGATCCAGCAGGAGTCCTATCTCACCGTTGCCGACAACAGCGGCGCCAAGCGCATCCAGTGCATTCGCGTCCTCGGCACCAACCGTCGCTACGCCCACGTTGGCGACGTGATCGTTGCCGCCGTCAAGGATGCCGCCCCCAACATGGGCGTCAAAAAGTCCGACGTGGTGAAGGCCGTTGTGGTGCGCACTAAAGCCACCATGCGTCGTGAAACCGGAAACTCAATCCGGTTCGACGACAACGCCGCCGTCATCATCAACGACGACAAAAACCCTAAAGGCACCCGCGTCTTCGGACCGGTGGCCCGTGAGCTGCGTGAGCGCAGCTTCACCAAAATCGTGTCCCTCGCTCCGGAGGTGATCTGA
- the rpsQ gene encoding 30S ribosomal protein S17 codes for MAVKERIGTVVSDKMEKTVVVAVESRFPHPIYQKTVSRTTRYKAHDEDNTCRVGDRVRITETRPMSRQKRWAIAEVLSHSPKAAAEEANKAEAQEVKQ; via the coding sequence ATGGCAGTCAAGGAAAGGATCGGCACCGTCGTCAGCGACAAGATGGAAAAAACGGTGGTGGTCGCGGTGGAAAGCCGCTTCCCACACCCCATCTATCAAAAGACGGTCAGCCGTACCACCCGTTACAAGGCTCACGACGAAGACAACACCTGTCGCGTCGGTGACCGCGTTCGCATCACTGAAACCCGTCCGATGAGCCGCCAGAAGCGGTGGGCCATCGCCGAGGTTCTCAGCCACAGCCCCAAGGCTGCAGCTGAAGAAGCCAACAAGGCTGAAGCTCAGGAGGTGAAGCAGTGA
- the rpmC gene encoding 50S ribosomal protein L29, whose product MARPNAADVRSLSDSDINEQIDGLRRELFQLRFEQATRQLANTHRFKEVRIKLAQLLTVQSERQRSTAS is encoded by the coding sequence ATGGCCCGTCCCAACGCCGCCGATGTGCGCAGCCTGTCCGATTCGGACATCAACGAACAGATCGATGGCCTGCGCCGCGAACTGTTCCAGCTCCGTTTCGAGCAGGCCACGCGCCAGCTCGCCAACACGCACCGTTTCAAAGAGGTCCGCATCAAGCTGGCCCAGCTGCTGACGGTGCAGTCGGAGCGCCAGCGCTCCACCGCCTCCTGA
- the rplP gene encoding 50S ribosomal protein L16: protein MLSPKRVKFRKQQRGRMRGVATRGNTIAFGQFALQAQECGWITSRQIEASRRAMTRYVKRGGKIWIRIFPDKPVTMRAAETRMGSGKGNPEFWVAVIKPGRILFEMGGDEITPEIAKEAMRLAQYKLPVKTKFIQLDEQEKSAGAKAPAASEAVTVES, encoded by the coding sequence ATGCTGAGTCCAAAACGCGTCAAATTCCGTAAGCAGCAGCGAGGCCGCATGCGCGGCGTCGCCACCCGGGGCAACACCATTGCCTTCGGACAGTTCGCGCTGCAGGCACAGGAATGTGGCTGGATCACCTCGCGCCAGATCGAGGCCAGCCGTCGTGCCATGACCCGCTACGTCAAGCGTGGCGGAAAAATCTGGATCCGGATCTTCCCCGACAAGCCGGTCACCATGCGCGCTGCCGAAACCCGGATGGGTTCCGGTAAGGGCAACCCAGAATTCTGGGTGGCGGTGATCAAGCCCGGCCGGATCCTGTTCGAGATGGGCGGTGATGAAATCACCCCCGAAATCGCCAAGGAAGCCATGCGCCTCGCGCAATACAAGCTTCCCGTGAAGACCAAGTTCATCCAGCTGGATGAGCAGGAGAAGTCAGCTGGCGCCAAGGCTCCGGCAGCTTCTGAAGCCGTCACCGTGGAGTCCTGA
- the rpsC gene encoding 30S ribosomal protein S3: MGHKINPTGLRLGITQEHRSRWYASSKNYPALLQEDDRIRKFIHKKYGSAGISDVLIARKADQLEVELKTARPGVLVGRQGSGIEDLRSGIQKTIGDSSRQVRINVVEVERVDGDAFLLAEYIAQQLEKRVAFRRTIRMAVQRAQRAGVLGLKIQVSGRLNGAEIARTEWTREGRVPLHTLRADIDYATKVASTTYGVLGIKVWVFKGEVLSEQAQPMPVGAAPRRRASRRPQQFEDRSNEG; the protein is encoded by the coding sequence ATGGGACACAAAATCAACCCAACCGGTCTGCGCCTGGGGATCACCCAGGAACACCGGTCACGCTGGTACGCCTCCAGCAAGAACTATCCGGCCCTCCTCCAAGAGGATGACCGGATTCGCAAGTTCATCCACAAGAAGTACGGCTCAGCCGGCATCAGCGATGTGCTGATCGCCCGTAAGGCCGATCAACTTGAAGTTGAACTCAAGACCGCACGCCCTGGCGTGCTGGTCGGCCGTCAAGGCAGCGGCATCGAAGACCTTCGTTCTGGCATTCAGAAGACCATCGGCGACTCCAGTCGTCAGGTGCGGATCAATGTTGTCGAGGTCGAACGCGTCGACGGTGATGCCTTCCTCCTCGCCGAATACATCGCCCAGCAGCTTGAGAAGCGTGTGGCCTTCCGCCGCACCATCCGCATGGCTGTGCAGCGCGCTCAGCGTGCCGGTGTTCTGGGTCTGAAGATCCAGGTGTCCGGTCGCCTGAACGGTGCTGAGATCGCTCGGACGGAATGGACCCGTGAGGGTCGGGTGCCACTGCACACCCTGCGTGCCGACATCGACTACGCCACCAAGGTGGCCAGCACGACCTACGGCGTGCTCGGCATCAAGGTGTGGGTGTTCAAGGGCGAGGTGCTGAGCGAACAGGCTCAGCCCATGCCGGTGGGGGCCGCCCCCCGGCGCCGGGCCAGCCGTCGGCCCCAACAGTTCGAAGACCGCTCCAACGAGGGTTGA
- the rplV gene encoding 50S ribosomal protein L22 codes for MTSSTQTAPTAQAHGRFIRGSVSKVRRVLDQIRGRSYRDALIMLEFMPYRSTGPITKVLRSAVANAEHNLGLDPSSLVISSATADMGPSMKRYRPRAQGRAYQIKKQTCHISIAVAAQTDS; via the coding sequence ATGACATCGTCAACCCAAACGGCACCCACTGCCCAGGCTCACGGTCGCTTCATTCGAGGCTCCGTGTCGAAGGTGCGCCGTGTGCTCGACCAAATCCGTGGCCGCAGCTATCGCGACGCGCTGATCATGCTCGAGTTCATGCCCTACCGCTCCACCGGCCCGATCACCAAGGTGCTCCGGTCTGCGGTGGCCAACGCTGAGCACAACCTCGGTCTCGACCCCTCATCTCTGGTGATCTCGAGCGCGACCGCTGACATGGGCCCCTCCATGAAGCGCTATCGCCCCCGCGCCCAGGGCCGGGCTTACCAGATCAAGAAACAGACCTGCCACATCAGCATTGCTGTGGCGGCTCAGACCGATTCCTGA
- the rpsS gene encoding 30S ribosomal protein S19: protein MGRSLKKGPFIADSLLRKVEKQNDNDDKSVIKTWSRASTILPMMIGHTIAVHNGRTHVPVFITEQMVGHKLGEFAPTRTFKGHIRDKKGGR from the coding sequence ATGGGACGTTCACTCAAAAAAGGTCCGTTTATTGCCGACAGCCTGCTTCGCAAGGTTGAAAAGCAGAACGACAACGACGACAAGTCTGTGATCAAGACCTGGTCACGGGCCTCCACGATCCTGCCGATGATGATCGGCCACACGATCGCGGTTCACAACGGCCGCACCCATGTGCCGGTGTTCATCACCGAGCAGATGGTGGGCCACAAGCTGGGAGAGTTCGCTCCCACCCGCACCTTCAAGGGCCACATCAGAGACAAGAAAGGAGGCCGCTAA
- the rplB gene encoding 50S ribosomal protein L2, whose protein sequence is MAIRNFRPYTPGTRTRVVTDFSEITSRKPERTLVVAKHRRKGRNNRGVITCRHRGGGHKRLYRVVDFRRNKHGVPAKVAAIHYDPHRNARLALLFYADGEKRYILAPAGVQVGQTVVSGPDAPIENGNAMPLSSVPLGSAVHCVELYAGRGGQMVRTAGASAQVMAKEGDYVALKLPSTEVRLVRRECYATLGEVGNSEMRNTSLGKAGRRRWLGRRPQVRGSVMNPCDHPHGGGEGRAPIGRSGPVTPWGKPALGLKTRKRNKPSNQYVLRKRRKTSKRSRGGRDS, encoded by the coding sequence ATGGCAATCCGTAATTTCCGCCCCTACACCCCCGGTACCCGCACCCGGGTGGTCACTGATTTCAGTGAGATCACCAGCCGCAAACCGGAGCGGACCCTGGTGGTGGCCAAACACCGCCGCAAGGGCCGCAACAACCGCGGTGTGATCACCTGCCGCCACCGCGGTGGTGGCCACAAGCGCCTTTATCGCGTGGTGGATTTCCGTCGCAACAAGCACGGTGTCCCCGCCAAAGTGGCCGCCATTCACTACGACCCGCACCGCAATGCGCGTCTGGCACTGCTCTTCTACGCCGATGGCGAGAAGCGCTACATCCTCGCTCCCGCAGGAGTTCAGGTGGGTCAGACCGTGGTCTCCGGCCCTGATGCCCCGATCGAGAACGGCAATGCCATGCCGTTGTCCTCGGTGCCCCTTGGTTCGGCGGTTCACTGCGTTGAGCTCTACGCCGGTCGTGGTGGCCAGATGGTCCGTACCGCCGGTGCCAGTGCCCAGGTGATGGCGAAAGAAGGCGACTACGTCGCTCTGAAGCTGCCCTCTACCGAGGTTCGCCTGGTTCGCCGCGAGTGCTACGCCACCCTCGGCGAGGTCGGCAACTCCGAGATGCGCAACACCAGCCTGGGTAAGGCCGGTCGTCGCCGCTGGCTCGGACGCCGTCCTCAGGTTCGAGGCAGTGTGATGAACCCCTGCGATCACCCCCACGGTGGTGGTGAGGGTCGTGCACCGATCGGCCGTTCCGGCCCGGTGACCCCCTGGGGCAAACCCGCCCTCGGTCTCAAGACCCGCAAGCGGAACAAACCCAGCAACCAATACGTGCTCCGGAAGCGTCGCAAGACCTCCAAGCGGAGCCGTGGCGGACGCGATTCCTGA
- a CDS encoding 50S ribosomal protein L23 has translation MTERFQGRLADVIRRPLITEKATRALEINQYTFEVDHRAAKPDIKAAIEQLFDVKVTGISTMNPPRRSRRMGRFAGKRAQVKKAVVRLAEGNSIQLFPES, from the coding sequence ATGACTGAACGTTTTCAAGGACGCCTGGCGGATGTGATCCGCCGTCCCCTGATCACCGAGAAGGCCACCCGCGCCCTCGAAATCAACCAGTACACCTTCGAGGTGGACCACCGCGCCGCAAAGCCCGACATCAAGGCCGCCATTGAGCAGCTCTTCGATGTCAAGGTCACCGGCATCAGCACCATGAATCCCCCGCGACGCTCCCGTCGCATGGGTCGCTTCGCCGGCAAACGCGCCCAAGTGAAGAAAGCCGTGGTGCGCCTGGCGGAGGGCAACTCGATCCAACTCTTCCCTGAGTCCTGA
- the rplD gene encoding 50S ribosomal protein L4, producing the protein MASCVVRDWQGKEAGKATLDLKVAKETTAVDLMHRAVLRQQAHARQGTASTLTRSEVRGGGRKPYKQKGTGRARQGSIRTPLKPGGGIIFGPKPRTYNLAMNRKERRLALRTALMARIEDVTVVKDFGASLEAPKTREITDALGRLGVAAGSKVLIVLTNPSDVVRRSVRNLEKVKLISADQLNVFDLLHANALVLGEEALATIQEVYGDD; encoded by the coding sequence ATGGCAAGTTGTGTCGTTCGTGATTGGCAGGGCAAGGAAGCCGGCAAGGCAACCCTGGACCTGAAGGTGGCCAAAGAGACCACCGCCGTTGACCTGATGCATCGGGCAGTTCTGCGTCAGCAGGCCCATGCACGCCAAGGAACCGCCAGCACCCTCACCCGCTCAGAAGTGCGCGGTGGTGGTCGCAAGCCCTACAAGCAGAAAGGAACTGGTCGGGCCCGTCAGGGATCGATCCGGACTCCTCTGAAACCAGGCGGCGGCATCATCTTTGGACCCAAGCCCCGCACGTACAACCTTGCGATGAACCGCAAGGAGCGTCGTCTGGCCCTGCGCACTGCGCTGATGGCTCGCATTGAAGATGTGACCGTCGTGAAGGACTTCGGTGCTTCGCTGGAGGCCCCCAAGACCCGTGAGATCACAGATGCTCTGGGTCGCCTCGGTGTTGCTGCCGGCTCCAAGGTGCTCATCGTTCTGACGAACCCCTCCGATGTTGTGCGCCGTTCCGTGCGCAACCTGGAGAAAGTCAAGTTGATCTCCGCAGATCAGCTGAACGTCTTCGACCTGCTCCACGCCAATGCTCTGGTGCTGGGCGAGGAAGCTCTCGCAACCATCCAGGAGGTCTACGGCGATGACTGA
- the rplC gene encoding 50S ribosomal protein L3, with amino-acid sequence MSIGILGKKLGMSQFFDEQGRAVPVTLIEAGPCRITQLKNDDTDGYSAVQIGFGETREKLINKPAQGHLNKSGEGLLRHLREYRVDSVEGLEIGGAITVGDFEAGQKVDVSGDTVGRGFAGYQKRHGFSRGPMTHGSKNHREPGSTGAGTTPGRIYPGKRMAGRYGGKKITTRGLTILKVDSEHNLLVVKGSVPGKPGALLNIRPALRVGAKPAKGGK; translated from the coding sequence ATGTCCATCGGCATCCTCGGGAAGAAGCTGGGTATGTCCCAGTTCTTCGACGAGCAGGGCAGAGCTGTTCCGGTCACCTTGATCGAAGCCGGCCCCTGCCGCATCACCCAACTCAAAAACGACGACACTGACGGTTATTCCGCAGTGCAGATCGGCTTTGGCGAAACCCGCGAGAAGCTGATCAACAAGCCCGCCCAGGGTCACCTCAACAAATCCGGTGAGGGACTTCTGCGTCATCTGCGCGAATACCGCGTCGACAGCGTTGAAGGTCTCGAAATCGGTGGCGCCATCACCGTCGGCGATTTCGAAGCCGGCCAGAAGGTGGACGTCAGCGGTGACACCGTCGGCCGCGGCTTCGCTGGCTACCAGAAGCGCCACGGCTTCAGCCGGGGTCCAATGACCCACGGTTCGAAGAACCACCGCGAGCCCGGTTCGACCGGTGCCGGTACGACCCCTGGCCGGATCTATCCCGGAAAGCGGATGGCCGGTCGCTACGGCGGCAAGAAAATCACCACCCGCGGCCTGACCATCCTCAAGGTGGACAGCGAGCACAACCTGCTTGTGGTGAAGGGATCCGTGCCCGGCAAGCCTGGTGCGCTGCTCAACATCCGCCCGGCCTTGCGCGTGGGCGCCAAGCCCGCCAAAGGAGGTAAGTGA
- a CDS encoding NAD(P)H-quinone oxidoreductase subunit N: MPLLLTGQAFRRDLEANGCLAVQAPLEGGAETRLLRRLRGAGYSTRMTSARGLGDPEVFLTQKHGIRPPHLGHQSVGRGAAVGEVQEVAPQLGDLFEGDAPVALWLLEGQVLSRSELLSLCDLCKREPRLRIIVEMGGARSLKWEPMTTYLKA, from the coding sequence ATGCCTCTGCTTCTCACCGGTCAGGCATTTCGCCGTGATCTCGAAGCCAATGGCTGTCTGGCGGTGCAGGCTCCGCTCGAAGGCGGTGCAGAAACCCGTCTTTTAAGACGTTTGCGCGGCGCCGGTTACAGCACCCGCATGACATCAGCCCGTGGTCTCGGTGATCCGGAGGTGTTTCTCACCCAGAAGCACGGCATTCGTCCGCCCCATCTCGGCCATCAAAGTGTTGGTCGTGGTGCTGCTGTGGGAGAAGTGCAGGAGGTGGCTCCCCAGCTCGGCGACTTGTTTGAAGGTGATGCTCCTGTGGCTCTCTGGCTGCTGGAAGGCCAGGTGCTCTCGCGCTCCGAACTTCTTTCTCTCTGCGATCTGTGCAAGCGCGAACCGCGTTTACGCATCATCGTGGAGATGGGTGGTGCTCGCAGTCTGAAGTGGGAACCGATGACCACATATTTGAAGGCCTGA
- a CDS encoding LdpA C-terminal domain-containing domain produces the protein MGTDDHIFEGLTPDDALVQGRWVKLICGASNQDLPAIADLTAVFAAVGVHCVDVAADPAVALAARRGLDWAEAQTGRRPWLMVSLSDGTDAHFRKAWFDPARCPANCPRPCERICPAAAIPPGAGIDQQRCYGCGRCLPACPHGLIEERDHRLAPEQVIFLLQSIQPDAVEIHTASGHDEGFATLIQSLQQHKVPLRRLAVSSGLEGHGVKADQLADLLWRRYSRLRQAGYRPLWQLDGRPMSGDVGAGTARAAVQLWRAMRSLAPPGPLQLAGGTNAATLEFLRPTERPAGIAFGGVARRLLMPVLDEAQTRGLALWQWPEGWKRALSLARPLVAPWLQRSC, from the coding sequence GTGGGAACCGATGACCACATATTTGAAGGCCTGACGCCTGACGACGCCCTCGTTCAGGGCCGCTGGGTCAAGCTGATCTGTGGGGCAAGCAACCAGGATCTGCCGGCCATTGCCGACCTGACCGCAGTCTTTGCGGCTGTTGGTGTTCATTGCGTTGATGTGGCTGCCGATCCAGCGGTTGCCCTGGCAGCGCGTCGCGGCCTGGACTGGGCTGAGGCGCAAACAGGGCGTCGCCCCTGGCTGATGGTGAGCCTTAGCGATGGCACCGATGCTCACTTCCGCAAGGCCTGGTTCGATCCTGCCCGCTGCCCTGCAAACTGCCCGCGGCCTTGCGAAAGGATTTGTCCGGCGGCAGCGATTCCGCCCGGTGCTGGCATCGACCAGCAGCGTTGCTATGGCTGCGGCCGGTGCCTGCCGGCTTGCCCCCATGGCTTGATCGAGGAGCGCGACCACCGCTTGGCGCCCGAGCAGGTGATCTTCCTGCTCCAATCGATTCAGCCCGATGCTGTGGAGATTCACACCGCATCTGGGCATGACGAGGGCTTCGCAACCCTGATCCAAAGCCTTCAGCAGCACAAGGTTCCCTTGCGGCGCTTGGCTGTGAGCTCTGGCTTGGAGGGCCACGGCGTGAAGGCTGATCAGTTGGCTGATTTGCTTTGGCGTCGCTACTCCCGCCTGCGGCAAGCTGGTTACAGACCCCTCTGGCAGCTGGATGGGCGTCCGATGAGCGGCGATGTGGGGGCTGGCACCGCGCGGGCTGCAGTTCAGCTCTGGCGAGCCATGCGGAGTCTGGCCCCGCCGGGCCCCCTGCAGCTGGCCGGTGGTACCAATGCCGCAACGCTGGAGTTCTTGCGTCCGACGGAGCGGCCGGCTGGCATCGCCTTTGGTGGTGTGGCCCGTCGCTTGCTGATGCCTGTGCTGGATGAGGCGCAAACCCGTGGCCTTGCCCTGTGGCAATGGCCCGAGGGTTGGAAGCGTGCCCTTTCCCTCGCGCGTCCATTGGTTGCGCCATGGCTGCAGCGCTCTTGCTAG